Genomic window (Moritella sp. F3):
AATGTTTGTTCAATACTATATGATCTACTGAGCTGTTGTTTGGGGCTATTAGTACTAAGGCATTGCGTAACAAGGTTACTTTTGAGCTGGCTAAGACCGCTTTTTTCTCAACTAAGTAATCCATCCATTTTTGATTTGCTGATAAATAAATTTGGGCTGGCGCACCTTGAGCAATTTGCCTCGCTAAGGTTGATGAGGATGCAAACACGAATACTGGATTTATCTTGCTCGGGTTCACAATGTTATCCGCTTTAAACGCGTTTCCCACTTCTGCTAACGCATTGGTTAATGACGCAGCGGCAAAAACAGTGATGCGTTCGCCAGCGAATACGCTGCTGCTGAATATAAATAACAGGATGGTTGTGAGATGCTTGAATGGATGACGGTATCTTGGTGGCATTAACAACCTCTATTTTGTGATGTGGTAGTTACTATCTATTGTGTGATAACTACTATTTCTTGTGTGAAAGTGACGATTTAAATCCGTTATGTAGTTAACTATATAACGCTTGGCAAATTTTAGCCCTGTTAACGAAAATTAACAAGGCTAAATTTTATATCTTACATTATTACTAAAATGTAACTCTGTTATTATATTTCTCATTCTCTAACATGCCCGGAATGACTTCTTCTAAGAAACGCTTGGTATACAGGTTTGTAAGGGAGTCTCGTACAGACTGTTCTGATAGTTGGTTTACAAAATAGCTGATAGTGATAATGGCAGAGCTAATGAATCGTGTTTAGACCACCGGTAGCTGACCATGCCGAGGACTATGAATATATCGTTTAGATGAAAAATACGGAAACCGATATATTTATGCTGATGATTTAATGTGTTGCATAATTAAAGTACGACGCGGTCTCGACCTGCTACCTTAGCTTCATATAGTTTTACATCTGCTCGTTTTAAGGTTTTATCAAAACTATCATCGCTAAGGCTATTATGTAATGCAATACCGGCACTTAATGTAACATTAAACTTCTTTTCGTCATTTTCAAAAGTTATTTCAGATACTTGATGGCGGATCATCTCTGCCATATCGATAGCGGCAATTTCATCTTTGAAAAAACCAATCAAAACAAATTCCTCGCCGCCATAACGCATACAGTAATCACTTTTTTTCGCATTGTGAATCATCACATTTGCTACTTGCTTAATGACTTTGTCACCGTGGTCATGGCCATGGATATCGTTGATTGATTTGAAATGATCAAGATCGATAAATATCACGGTTAAATGATGATCAGTTAGCTTGTTGTGATTAAGCAGTGCAGGTGATATTTCTTTTAAAAATCGTTTAGTGTATAAATTGGTGAGCGCGTCACGTACCGACAGTTCACTTAATTGATGCACAAAATAGTTAACAATGATAAATGTCGTAAAAATGAAAATAAGGAAGCCAAACAGTAATACACCGGTGGTTCTGAATACAGCCCAGAAGATGTTTGTTTTCATATCATCCAAATATAGACCTGTGCCAATGAGCCAGTCCCAGGCAGGGTAGTGCGCGACATACGAAATTTTCGGATATTCAGTGGCTGAATTGTGTTTAGGCCAAGTATAAGACACCCAACCACCGCCATTCTTAGCTTCTCGAGCAAACTCTTTAAAAATATACTTGCCATTACTATCTGCCCAGTTAGTCATGTTTAGACCTACGAGGTTTGGCATGTAAGGCTGTATTAAGATCTTGCCTTGGTTATCATTAATCCAAAAATAACCATCATCACCGTAGGTTGCCGATTCCAGCGTGCGCATCGCCATTTGTTGTGCATCAATAGTGGTCAACTTATTGGATAGTTCTAATTGATGAAAGTGTTGAATAATACCGAGAGCAGATTCAATGAAGTTTTTAGATTGCGCTTTTTTTTCTTCTTCCAAACTGGTCGAAAAGGAGTGATAAAAAAACAACACGAAGGCAACGATTCCAATGATTATCATGACTGACAAACCAACCAACTTATTTTGGAGGGGGAGTCGGTACGATCTTGGCGATAGGTTGTGCATTGCCATTCCTAATAAAATACTCTAATGAAAATAAAAAGCTATTTTGGTATTGTTATGCTGGTAAGCCGCTCGAATTATATAGGTTTATATGCTGACAAGCGCGCTTTTTTTTATAAATCTTAGCAATTATACCGCATTAAGTTAGCGGTAACTTAATGCGGTATAATTAGCTGTACGGTATGTACAGCTAACGTGATTATTTTTACGTTAAAAACCAGTGCTAAGCGGACATAATGTTAATGATGGTGGTATCGGTATTCACCATACCATTGGTCACTAACATGCCGATATTACGGATACTGCTTTCTATATCTTGCGCGATAATACCTTGATCGAATGCTTGGGTATCATTCATTGCGAGCATAAAGGCTGTTACTGCACTGCTGGTCGAGGTTTTTACTTTCATCGCACAGGTCGATTTTGCGCCATCGCACACCATGCCCGAGCAATCGCTTAATACGTTTTGGATGGCATAACACGACTGCTCATAATTACCGCCAGCAAGGTAAACCATTGCCATCGCAGCTGATGCACTGGTTACTGTGTTACCGCAAAAAGCGGATAGCGGTGGATAGTGCTGTTTAATATAAATAGCGCCAAGGTGACTTAAAATAAGTGCACGGGCAAGTTGTTCATAAGTGGCGTTGTAGTGTTTCGCAATCATTTCGACGGGGACGGTAGCTGCAATACCTTGGTTACCACTGCCATAATTGCTCATTGCTGGTAATGTCGCACCACCCATGCGTGCGTCGGATGCAGCTGCAGTACGCATAATAATGGTGTTGTTGAGGTCGGCAGACATAAAACCGCTCTGGATATTTTTATCCATCGTTCTGCCGATTTGTAATCCATAAGCATGCGCGAGCCCTTCATCTGCTAAATTTGAGTTTAACGTTGCGGCTTCTAGTATAAAGGCGATATCGGTAAACTCAGTGCTCATTGCATAATCATAAATGCCTTTAATGCTGATATCGAGATTATCAGTGATGTTATTCGCGCTTTGGGCTGAACAGCTGTTATTACTGAACACGAGTTTACCGTTAAGCGTTGTCTTGGTTATTTGCGTATGACCGCCACTGATCTCGACTACGGCAACATATTCTCGACATTGCATTTCCACGTGACAGTATATAAATTCTTTCGAATCGGTACGCTTAACAATGACCTTTCCGGCATCAATTAAGGCTTGCGCTTGGGTTACTTGCAGTGGTGTTATGTGGGCTAATACTTCTAAACCTGCATCAGGATCACCTGCTATAGCGCCGACAGATGCCGCAATCGCTAGCCCTATTTTACCTGTGCCTGGTACAAAGACACCCATTGAATTTTTATATAAATTATCAGATACGTGAACCGTAATTTGCTCTGGTGCAGCTGGTAACATACTCGCTGCAACCGCTGATGCATATGCGGCTGAGATGGGTTCAGTACAGCCTAAAGCTGGCTTTACAAATGTATTCAGTAGTTGCTTATATTGCTGCCATTGGTTATTCATTCGCTATCCCTCATCGGTGCTGACAAATAACCTCAGCAACCTGTAATTTGACGTTAATAGACGTTGGTTTACGTTTCTTTACGTTGACAGGGTTACTGTACGCTTATACTTGGAGAATATTTTTTCTTATCTGGATGAATATTATCGACTAAAGGGAATAATATTTCCTTAAATAAGGTAAGTAGCTATCATTTGCGGTGCTGATCACACTTATTTATTGTATTTTTTCTTCGCTATGTATCATCTAAAGTAAATCGTACGCTTCCCCATTTTTTTGATTATCATGTAGCGTCTCAGTTGTTATTACTTTAGTGATAACGCACAATAGGGACTTCATTTTCAAGGTGATGATATAGCGTGGATTTACAAGCATTATTGACAATTTCTGTTGCAAATAAAGTATTTGCAAATCCAAAACGGATCGCACTGTTACAACAGATACAAATTTGTGGTTCGATTAGTCAGGGCGCAAAGCTCGCTGGTATGAGCTACAAAACGGCATGGGATTCGGTGAAAGATATGAATATCCGTTTACCAGAACC
Coding sequences:
- a CDS encoding serine dehydratase subunit alpha family protein, which produces MNNQWQQYKQLLNTFVKPALGCTEPISAAYASAVAASMLPAAPEQITVHVSDNLYKNSMGVFVPGTGKIGLAIAASVGAIAGDPDAGLEVLAHITPLQVTQAQALIDAGKVIVKRTDSKEFIYCHVEMQCREYVAVVEISGGHTQITKTTLNGKLVFSNNSCSAQSANNITDNLDISIKGIYDYAMSTEFTDIAFILEAATLNSNLADEGLAHAYGLQIGRTMDKNIQSGFMSADLNNTIIMRTAAASDARMGGATLPAMSNYGSGNQGIAATVPVEMIAKHYNATYEQLARALILSHLGAIYIKQHYPPLSAFCGNTVTSASAAMAMVYLAGGNYEQSCYAIQNVLSDCSGMVCDGAKSTCAMKVKTSTSSAVTAFMLAMNDTQAFDQGIIAQDIESSIRNIGMLVTNGMVNTDTTIINIMSA
- a CDS encoding diguanylate cyclase, with protein sequence MIIIGIVAFVLFFYHSFSTSLEEEKKAQSKNFIESALGIIQHFHQLELSNKLTTIDAQQMAMRTLESATYGDDGYFWINDNQGKILIQPYMPNLVGLNMTNWADSNGKYIFKEFAREAKNGGGWVSYTWPKHNSATEYPKISYVAHYPAWDWLIGTGLYLDDMKTNIFWAVFRTTGVLLFGFLIFIFTTFIIVNYFVHQLSELSVRDALTNLYTKRFLKEISPALLNHNKLTDHHLTVIFIDLDHFKSINDIHGHDHGDKVIKQVANVMIHNAKKSDYCMRYGGEEFVLIGFFKDEIAAIDMAEMIRHQVSEITFENDEKKFNVTLSAGIALHNSLSDDSFDKTLKRADVKLYEAKVAGRDRVVL
- the modA gene encoding molybdate ABC transporter substrate-binding protein — translated: MPPRYRHPFKHLTTILLFIFSSSVFAGERITVFAAASLTNALAEVGNAFKADNIVNPSKINPVFVFASSSTLARQIAQGAPAQIYLSANQKWMDYLVEKKAVLASSKVTLLRNALVLIAPNNSSVDHIVLNKHWNITQAVGDSRIAVGDPDHVPAGRYAKQALSNLDLWQQAMPLLARANNVRGALALVERGESPFGIVYATDAQIAKKVKVVAAFPSNSHKPIEYPLVLVEHTPSAATSTFYQYLQSDAAQAIFVKYGFKVDSV